Proteins encoded in a region of the Mucispirillum schaedleri ASF457 genome:
- a CDS encoding EFR1 family ferrodoxin (N-terminal region resembles flavodoxins. C-terminal ferrodoxin region binds two 4Fe-4S clusters.): MIFYFSGSGNSYYAANVIAEKLDTPLISMAKCLQSSKLDFDARHDKYCGFVFPVHFWGVPYLVTEFIKNINMKLTSDTYVFAVYTCGGGAGNTSKMIEKLLKKSGITLSSVFSIKQIDIFVPLFKIPPKDKQEEVILKSNIELENIIKHIQNLDKGDYDENKGTLPFLATSILYPFYSYYRNTYKFRVSDLCTACKKCESICPLKIIEIKDNKPIWKQKKCTLCFACMHICPAQAINYGNVLFFFDSKNKGRYRNPYAPKSY; this comes from the coding sequence ATGATTTTTTATTTTTCAGGCTCTGGGAATAGTTATTATGCAGCAAATGTTATTGCTGAAAAGCTTGATACTCCGCTTATTTCTATGGCGAAATGTTTGCAATCCAGCAAACTGGATTTTGATGCAAGACATGATAAATACTGCGGATTTGTTTTCCCTGTGCATTTTTGGGGTGTGCCATATCTGGTTACTGAATTTATTAAAAATATAAATATGAAATTAACAAGTGATACCTATGTATTTGCTGTTTATACCTGCGGTGGCGGTGCAGGAAACACTTCTAAAATGATTGAAAAATTATTAAAAAAATCTGGTATTACTCTATCAAGTGTTTTTTCTATTAAACAGATAGATATATTTGTCCCATTATTTAAAATACCACCTAAAGATAAACAGGAAGAAGTTATTTTAAAATCAAATATAGAGCTTGAAAATATAATAAAGCATATTCAAAACTTAGATAAAGGGGATTATGATGAGAATAAAGGCACTCTGCCTTTCCTTGCTACTTCCATTTTATATCCTTTTTATTCATATTATAGAAACACATATAAATTTAGAGTATCTGATTTATGCACAGCATGCAAAAAATGTGAAAGTATATGCCCATTAAAAATTATAGAAATTAAAGATAACAAGCCTATATGGAAACAGAAGAAATGCACTCTGTGTTTTGCCTGCATGCATATATGCCCAGCACAAGCTATAAACTATGGAAATGTGCTTTTCTTCTTTGACAGTAAAAATAAAGGCAGATATAGAAACCCCTATGCACCTAAAAGCTATTAG
- the lpxB gene encoding lipid-A-disaccharide synthase has translation MKFFIVAGEASGDVHGANLARELLKIYPNAEFSGTGGINLKSLGQKQYFTDSDMAIIGFVEVFKKLPFIFNMFSTLENAVAEEKPDAVILIDYPGFNLRFAKKLKKYNIPVIYFIAPQFWIWHYSRIFTLKEYCNLTISILPFEMEYFKKENVNAVYVGNPVIDNFKFNFSNKNEFLKTLSFSGNRKIVGILPGSRKREISSLMSAFIDAALEYDDIDFVISKADNISDELIKQFVPEKNNIKILPKAQYDIMKYSDFIWACSGTVTLETAIMKKPMIIVYSASKINVFLAKKLSNLRTIGLPNIIAGYELLPEVHCVGEGSAKKELVIEAYNKALSNIDAINEELAKISAVFEGKTPSKTAAEKIAEILQK, from the coding sequence ATGAAATTTTTTATAGTAGCAGGAGAAGCATCAGGTGATGTTCATGGTGCAAATTTAGCAAGGGAGCTTTTAAAAATATATCCAAATGCAGAATTTTCAGGCACTGGCGGTATAAATTTAAAATCATTAGGACAAAAACAATATTTTACTGATTCAGATATGGCAATTATTGGGTTTGTTGAAGTGTTTAAAAAACTTCCTTTTATTTTTAATATGTTTTCTACTCTTGAAAATGCTGTTGCAGAAGAAAAACCTGATGCTGTTATATTAATAGATTATCCGGGGTTTAATCTGCGGTTTGCAAAAAAATTGAAAAAATATAATATACCAGTAATATATTTCATAGCACCTCAATTCTGGATATGGCATTACAGCAGAATATTCACATTAAAAGAATACTGCAATTTAACTATTTCAATATTACCTTTTGAAATGGAATATTTTAAAAAAGAAAATGTTAATGCTGTATATGTAGGTAACCCTGTAATAGATAATTTTAAATTTAATTTTTCAAATAAAAATGAATTTTTGAAAACATTATCTTTTTCAGGCAATAGGAAGATTGTTGGTATACTTCCCGGCAGTAGAAAAAGAGAAATATCTTCACTTATGTCTGCTTTTATTGATGCAGCTTTGGAGTATGATGATATAGATTTTGTAATAAGCAAAGCAGATAATATAAGCGATGAATTAATAAAACAGTTTGTTCCTGAAAAGAATAATATTAAAATACTTCCAAAAGCTCAGTATGATATAATGAAATACAGTGATTTTATATGGGCATGTTCTGGAACTGTAACTCTTGAAACTGCTATAATGAAAAAACCTATGATTATTGTATACAGTGCTTCTAAAATAAATGTGTTTTTAGCAAAGAAACTTTCAAACTTAAGAACTATTGGACTGCCAAATATAATAGCTGGATATGAGCTTTTGCCTGAAGTCCACTGTGTAGGTGAAGGCAGTGCAAAAAAAGAGCTTGTTATTGAAGCATATAATAAAGCATTATCAAATATAGATGCAATAAATGAAGAACTTGCAAAAATATCAGCTGTTTTTGAAGGTAAAACACCATCAAAAACAGCAGCAGAAAAAATTGCAGAAATATTGCAAAAATAA
- the pilM gene encoding pilus assembly protein PilM, whose product MSDKYHIGLDIGANTIKAVSLSPTKTGFVVDRFRNNTFEGVVTENGIINDYGELVNRILETIDASFPVRTVAVALKGPSVLVRKMLVNNDSLGDLKEFRWIADQYACVEPEEMCMDFETLPSQDLYNHTSIVMTAAKKDIITDFVSVIESAKLQTYAIESEAMSIVRLFRALKKTNNSEIQLILHVGYIGSFVILMKNGFFDYCREVSRGGKYFTDLIKHDLDVDNATAEKIKINPEEYSEPEKVRTTLDRIFSIEYIQEIDYVLKFYLLRGGSLPNHIYLSGGACQTFGLEKSLREKYGVPVEYLNPWEFIVLPENTGKVQQKDKYSYSVVLGLALHGLVY is encoded by the coding sequence ATGTCTGATAAATACCATATAGGGCTTGATATTGGTGCAAATACAATTAAAGCAGTATCATTAAGTCCCACAAAAACAGGATTTGTTGTTGATAGATTCCGTAATAATACTTTTGAAGGTGTTGTTACAGAAAATGGTATAATTAATGATTATGGTGAGCTTGTAAACAGAATATTAGAAACAATAGATGCTTCTTTTCCTGTTAGAACAGTAGCTGTTGCCTTAAAAGGTCCATCAGTGCTTGTGCGTAAAATGCTTGTAAATAATGACAGTTTAGGTGATTTAAAAGAATTTCGCTGGATAGCAGACCAGTATGCCTGTGTTGAGCCTGAAGAAATGTGTATGGATTTTGAAACTCTGCCGTCTCAGGACTTATATAACCATACAAGTATAGTTATGACTGCTGCGAAAAAAGATATTATAACAGATTTTGTCTCTGTAATAGAATCAGCAAAATTACAGACTTATGCTATAGAATCAGAAGCTATGTCAATAGTCCGTCTTTTTAGAGCTCTTAAAAAAACAAATAATTCAGAAATACAGCTTATTTTACATGTGGGTTATATAGGCTCATTTGTTATACTTATGAAAAATGGTTTTTTTGATTACTGCAGGGAAGTAAGCCGTGGTGGTAAATATTTTACAGACCTTATTAAGCATGATTTAGATGTAGATAATGCAACAGCTGAAAAAATTAAAATAAATCCAGAAGAATATTCTGAGCCTGAAAAAGTCCGCACTACATTAGATAGAATTTTTTCTATAGAATATATTCAGGAAATTGATTATGTATTAAAGTTTTATCTTTTACGGGGCGGCTCTCTGCCTAATCATATATATCTTTCAGGTGGTGCATGCCAGACTTTTGGGCTTGAAAAATCTCTGCGTGAAAAATATGGTGTGCCTGTTGAATACCTTAACCCTTGGGAATTTATTGTGCTTCCAGAAAATACAGGCAAAGTGCAGCAGAAAGATAAATACAGCTATTCTGTAGTATTAGGGCTTGCTCTGCATGGGCTGGTGTATTAA
- the hisI gene encoding phosphoribosyl-AMP cyclohydrolase — MNIIIDFEKGAGLVPVIVQDADTKEVLMQAYADKEALELTLKEGYAYYYSRSRKSLWKKGETSGHLQKIVKVMVDCDEDCLLYIVHQTGAACHTGEKSCFFRELIK; from the coding sequence ATGAATATTATTATTGATTTTGAAAAGGGTGCAGGCTTAGTGCCTGTTATTGTGCAGGATGCAGATACAAAAGAAGTGCTTATGCAGGCTTATGCAGATAAGGAAGCATTAGAGCTTACATTAAAAGAAGGATATGCTTATTACTATTCAAGAAGCAGAAAATCTTTATGGAAAAAAGGGGAAACTTCTGGGCATTTGCAGAAAATAGTAAAAGTAATGGTAGACTGTGATGAAGATTGCCTTTTATATATAGTTCATCAAACAGGAGCAGCATGCCATACTGGTGAAAAAAGCTGTTTTTTCAGGGAGCTTATAAAATAG
- the hypE gene encoding hydrogenase expression/formation protein HypE — protein MDDKIVTLSIGGGGRQTANFIKDIILKYFDNDILNNLGDSSHIETSTNSAFTTDSFVIRPEFFSGGDIGKLSICGTVNDLAVSGAEPLYISFALVVVEGYSYEKLEKIVQSAAHEAKKAGVKVVCGDTKVVERGGIDGVIINTCGLGKVIKNLNDFSAVKAGDKVIVTSDIARHGMAVMLERGQFGFAGNIESDCACLNNMMKAVYPYNIKFGRDATRGGLAAVLNEIAEQSGKGFLIDEEKIPLRQDVAELCDTLGFDPLSVANEGAAVIICGADDCEKVLAVLKSVKEGERAAVIGEVTGDNKVILKTISGGKRHIDLPPGELLPRIC, from the coding sequence ATGGATGATAAAATAGTAACACTTTCCATTGGCGGTGGTGGCAGGCAGACCGCTAATTTTATAAAAGATATTATATTGAAATATTTTGATAATGATATATTAAATAATCTAGGTGATTCTTCTCATATAGAAACAAGCACTAATTCTGCTTTTACAACAGACTCTTTTGTTATCCGTCCAGAGTTTTTTAGTGGTGGAGATATTGGCAAGCTTTCTATATGCGGCACTGTTAATGATTTAGCTGTCAGCGGTGCAGAGCCTTTATATATTTCCTTTGCTCTTGTTGTTGTAGAGGGATACAGCTATGAAAAATTAGAAAAAATAGTGCAGAGTGCAGCACATGAAGCAAAAAAAGCTGGTGTAAAAGTAGTCTGCGGCGATACAAAGGTGGTAGAGCGTGGCGGTATAGATGGTGTCATCATTAATACATGCGGGCTGGGGAAAGTTATTAAAAACTTAAATGACTTTTCTGCTGTAAAAGCAGGTGATAAAGTTATTGTAACATCAGATATTGCCCGTCATGGTATGGCAGTAATGCTTGAAAGAGGTCAGTTTGGGTTTGCAGGAAATATTGAAAGCGACTGTGCCTGTTTAAATAATATGATGAAAGCTGTTTATCCTTACAATATTAAATTTGGAAGAGATGCTACAAGGGGCGGTTTAGCTGCTGTTTTAAATGAAATAGCAGAACAAAGTGGAAAAGGTTTTTTAATAGATGAAGAAAAAATACCATTAAGGCAGGATGTGGCAGAATTATGTGATACATTAGGGTTTGACCCATTAAGTGTTGCAAATGAGGGTGCTGCTGTTATAATATGCGGTGCTGATGACTGCGAGAAAGTGCTTGCTGTTTTAAAGTCCGTTAAAGAAGGGGAAAGAGCTGCAGTGATAGGGGAAGTTACTGGTGATAACAAAGTTATATTAAAAACGATTTCAGGTGGCAAACGCCACATAGATTTGCCACCGGGTGAACTTTTACCTAGAATTTGTTAA
- the hypD gene encoding hydrogenase formation protein HypD, protein MNPNIPFRDKETALKVSQSIKKEADTHKTYKIMEVCGTHTMAIARSGLKSMLPENVELISGPGCPVCVTSQGEIDLFFELLDCGVSVASFGDLLRIPGSNGETLIDKRARGADVNVVYSPLDTLKLAEDNPDKHYTFLGIGFETTAPTIAALIMEAKEKGLKNLSVLSFCKTMPAAFDLILSDKDMYLDGFLCPGHVTAVTGVQLYEPLIKAGKAAVVAGFEPVEMLDAVYEIVKQANNKNFHIVNKYRRVVPDIGNANAREILAKVFYESDAFWRGLGELKKSGLAIRQEYIEYDALKRFDLKPKNITEIKGCKCGQVLTGKIKPQDCPLFAKRCTPEDPVGPCMVSGEGTCAAYYKFLR, encoded by the coding sequence ATGAATCCAAACATTCCTTTTAGAGATAAAGAAACTGCTTTAAAAGTAAGTCAGTCTATAAAAAAGGAAGCAGATACTCATAAAACATATAAAATAATGGAAGTATGCGGCACTCATACTATGGCTATTGCCCGCTCTGGGCTTAAAAGTATGCTGCCTGAAAATGTGGAACTGATTTCAGGTCCGGGGTGTCCTGTATGTGTTACAAGTCAGGGAGAGATTGATTTATTTTTTGAGCTGCTTGATTGTGGTGTATCTGTTGCAAGTTTTGGTGATTTGCTCCGTATTCCCGGAAGCAATGGAGAAACTCTTATTGATAAAAGAGCCCGTGGAGCAGATGTAAATGTGGTATATTCTCCACTTGATACTTTAAAGCTGGCAGAAGATAACCCTGATAAACATTATACATTTTTAGGGATTGGTTTTGAAACAACAGCACCAACTATTGCTGCTTTAATTATGGAAGCAAAAGAAAAAGGTTTAAAAAATTTATCTGTTTTATCTTTCTGTAAAACAATGCCTGCAGCTTTTGACTTAATATTAAGCGATAAAGATATGTATTTAGATGGGTTTTTGTGTCCCGGTCATGTCACAGCAGTAACAGGTGTGCAGTTATATGAGCCTTTAATAAAAGCAGGCAAAGCAGCTGTTGTGGCTGGGTTTGAGCCTGTTGAAATGCTTGATGCAGTGTATGAAATAGTAAAACAGGCAAATAATAAAAACTTTCATATAGTAAATAAATACAGGCGTGTTGTGCCAGATATTGGCAATGCAAATGCAAGGGAAATACTTGCAAAAGTATTTTATGAAAGTGATGCTTTCTGGCGTGGACTTGGCGAGCTTAAAAAAAGCGGACTTGCAATAAGGCAGGAATATATTGAATATGATGCCTTAAAACGCTTTGATTTAAAGCCTAAAAATATTACAGAGATAAAAGGCTGTAAATGCGGGCAGGTTTTAACTGGCAAAATCAAGCCGCAGGACTGTCCTCTTTTTGCAAAACGATGCACTCCAGAAGACCCTGTTGGTCCATGTATGGTTTCTGGTGAAGGAACATGTGCAGCTTATTACAAATTTTTAAGATAG
- a CDS encoding HypC/HybG/HupF family hydrogenase formation chaperone has protein sequence MCLGFPGLIEKLDVHVATVDVAGTKREISTIFLGDDVKAGDWVVVHAGFAISKIDEKEAKETLEFLLDYTDESKHSF, from the coding sequence ATGTGCTTAGGGTTTCCGGGATTAATTGAAAAATTAGATGTGCATGTGGCAACTGTTGATGTTGCTGGCACTAAAAGGGAGATTTCCACTATCTTTTTAGGTGATGATGTAAAAGCAGGTGACTGGGTTGTTGTTCATGCAGGGTTTGCTATTTCTAAAATAGACGAAAAAGAAGCAAAAGAAACATTAGAATTTTTACTGGACTATACAGATGAATCCAAACATTCCTTTTAG
- a CDS encoding DDE-type integrase/transposase/recombinase: MNKVIITEEMRFRQRLCEYALKKGATKAARKYQVNRMFVYRHLKKYDGTVQSLSFKSRRPRNSPNKHSKEELDLIFNTYAEHGLYGNAEVYVRLLEIGYNRSFGSMCMQIRKKGLKSLNKSKKSYTRYEPITGQYIGDKVQIDIKYVPQECIMFSSYGKKYYQITAIDEYSRMRVLEIVEEKSTFETGKFLDELESKFGFPLKTIQVDNGYEFVNDKEVTNKKSYFEETAEKKGYTIKRIRPYSPWQNGKVERSHREDGKILYANNKFYSKDELIKALKKHEDRYNNTAKTCLNFKSPYEIVIENKLLLDLY; encoded by the coding sequence ATGAATAAAGTGATAATAACAGAAGAAATGCGATTTCGTCAACGGTTATGTGAGTATGCATTAAAAAAAGGAGCAACGAAAGCAGCCCGCAAATATCAAGTGAACCGTATGTTTGTATACAGGCATTTAAAGAAATATGATGGAACAGTTCAGAGTTTATCTTTTAAAAGTCGTAGACCAAGAAACAGTCCAAATAAGCATAGTAAAGAAGAGCTTGATTTAATATTTAACACATATGCCGAGCATGGTTTGTATGGTAATGCGGAGGTATATGTCAGACTTCTAGAAATTGGTTATAATCGTAGTTTTGGCAGTATGTGTATGCAGATAAGGAAGAAAGGCTTAAAGTCATTAAACAAGTCAAAAAAGAGCTATACAAGATATGAACCAATAACAGGTCAGTATATAGGCGACAAGGTTCAGATAGATATAAAATATGTTCCACAGGAATGTATAATGTTTTCCAGCTATGGTAAAAAATATTATCAGATAACAGCGATAGATGAATACAGCAGAATGAGAGTATTAGAAATAGTAGAAGAAAAAAGCACATTTGAAACAGGTAAGTTTTTAGACGAACTGGAAAGTAAATTTGGCTTTCCACTAAAAACAATTCAAGTGGATAATGGCTATGAGTTTGTAAATGATAAGGAAGTTACAAACAAGAAAAGCTATTTTGAAGAGACAGCTGAAAAGAAAGGATATACTATTAAACGAATAAGACCTTATTCACCTTGGCAGAATGGAAAGGTGGAAAGAAGTCATAGAGAGGATGGAAAAATTTTATATGCAAATAATAAATTCTATTCCAAAGATGAATTAATTAAGGCTCTTAAAAAGCATGAAGATAGATATAATAATACTGCTAAAACATGCTTAAATTTTAAATCTCCATATGAGATTGTTATTGAAAATAAATTATTGCTTGATTTATATTAA
- a CDS encoding rhomboid family intramembrane serine protease, which yields MFPLKTNIPVTRFAYGVWLIILINIVIYIYFRINFHGLLFADHGFLPLKLSMPSEIVSISEKMSSFFTYMFLHSSFLHTAVNMYFLYIFGKNVEEYLGSVKFVCLYIVLGVMAAITEAFMMPSLEYPIIGSSGAVAGIMGLFIIFFPFSKINVRL from the coding sequence ATGTTTCCATTAAAAACAAATATTCCAGTAACAAGATTTGCTTATGGTGTATGGCTTATAATATTAATAAATATAGTTATTTATATATATTTTCGTATTAATTTTCACGGGCTGCTTTTTGCAGACCACGGTTTTTTGCCTTTAAAGCTTTCCATGCCTTCAGAGATAGTGAGTATCAGTGAAAAAATGTCATCTTTTTTTACATATATGTTTTTACACAGCAGTTTTTTACACACTGCTGTAAATATGTATTTTTTATATATTTTTGGTAAAAATGTGGAAGAATATCTTGGCTCTGTAAAATTTGTATGCCTGTATATTGTGCTTGGTGTTATGGCTGCAATTACTGAAGCATTTATGATGCCTTCTCTTGAATATCCTATAATAGGGTCAAGTGGTGCAGTTGCAGGTATTATGGGTTTGTTTATTATATTTTTCCCGTTTTCAAAAATAAATGTAAGATTATGA
- a CDS encoding IS3 family transposase — MKARIAELEKELYYSLDILLSVSNMKRSTYYYNVKKPAALDKYAEVKASILEIYEKSNKTYGYPRISKVLEKLGYTYDRKTVYKLMKELKISSLIRVKKRYKQGRVSHICSNKLNRAFTSERPCLKWVTDVAEIKINNEKVYLSAIMDLYNREITAYSVSKYNNEEMVIDNLKQAIDKTKDTTDLMIHSDQGILYQTNQFRKLLKENNIEQSMSRRGNCYDNAVMESFFATLKCELVYINKFKNIEQFKYELEKYIDFYNNYRIKANGLTPLQEKDSYLVA, encoded by the coding sequence ATGAAAGCAAGAATAGCAGAGCTTGAAAAAGAGCTGTATTACAGTTTGGATATCCTGTTGTCTGTGAGTAATATGAAAAGAAGCACTTACTATTATAATGTTAAAAAGCCTGCTGCATTAGATAAATATGCAGAAGTCAAGGCATCCATATTAGAAATATATGAAAAATCTAACAAGACTTATGGTTATCCAAGAATATCAAAGGTATTAGAGAAACTGGGTTATACTTATGACAGGAAGACAGTGTATAAATTGATGAAAGAACTAAAAATTTCATCACTAATCAGGGTTAAGAAAAGGTATAAACAAGGCAGAGTAAGTCATATATGCAGCAATAAATTAAACAGAGCCTTTACAAGTGAGAGACCATGTTTAAAATGGGTAACAGATGTGGCAGAGATAAAAATTAATAATGAAAAGGTGTATTTATCAGCAATAATGGATTTGTATAACAGAGAAATAACAGCATACAGTGTAAGCAAATATAATAATGAAGAAATGGTAATAGATAATTTAAAACAGGCAATAGATAAAACAAAAGATACAACAGATTTAATGATACATTCAGACCAGGGTATATTATATCAGACTAATCAATTTAGAAAGTTATTAAAGGAAAATAATATAGAGCAGAGTATGTCAAGGCGTGGCAACTGCTATGATAATGCTGTTATGGAAAGTTTCTTTGCTACTTTAAAATGTGAATTGGTTTACATTAACAAGTTCAAAAATATAGAACAGTTTAAATATGAACTTGAAAAATATATTGATTTCTATAATAATTACAGAATCAAAGCAAATGGACTTACTCCATTACAGGAAAAAGATAGTTATTTAGTGGCTTAG
- a CDS encoding transposase translates to MARKYSYEFKKYLVTVLENGIMSASELSRRCKIHKGVICNIYNRYKHSGESSLHHIFTRNEYSRAFKLNVLTYKASNNLSYEQTAIHFNIPSASVIYDWHNFCCNYNGDNMSYKSPNNKHLHFVKDINN, encoded by the coding sequence ATGGCAAGAAAATATAGTTATGAGTTTAAGAAATATCTAGTAACAGTCCTAGAAAATGGAATAATGAGTGCCAGTGAATTATCAAGACGCTGTAAAATTCATAAAGGAGTAATATGTAATATCTATAACAGATATAAGCATTCAGGCGAATCAAGTTTACATCATATCTTTACCCGCAATGAATATAGTAGAGCTTTTAAATTAAATGTGTTAACTTATAAGGCATCAAATAATTTAAGTTATGAGCAGACAGCAATACATTTTAATATACCATCAGCATCAGTAATATATGATTGGCATAATTTCTGCTGTAATTATAATGGAGATAATATGTCATATAAGAGCCCGAATAATAAACATCTTCACTTTGTAAAAGATATTAATAATTAA